The stretch of DNA ATGTGAGAACTacatacataaagtgctttcatatctgataatactgacctcagagtctccagtttacagtggggattccccagtccagcagagagcagcttcactcctgaatccttcaggttattgttactcaggtccagctctctcaggtgtgaggggtttgactccagagctgagaccagagaagcacagccttcctctgtgactccacagcctgacagcctgacaaagagatcatcatgacttcacaaacacactgttcaTTTAACACCAGTAGTGTAGAAGGACAATGGTAGATGCATTTGGTTTATTCTCTCAAACAACATAAAGATTAATCTTCCATCTCCTATAATTGTATGGTCATAATGTTATAATGTGAAAATCAATGAATTTATtcaatatgtttttcaaaataaTATATTATACATATTATAATACATATTTTTCTCTAAACTGAATATTTCTTCCTGATGATTAGTTCTTATATGTCATGTTATTTACTCACAGAGCAGCtctggaggctttgaccactggcagcagcctcagaagaccttcctctgatctggagtatttcttcaggtcaaacacatccagctccttttctgaagtcagcaacacaaagaccagagctgaccactgtgcaGGTGACAGGTTGGGTTTTGAGAGACTTCCTGATCTCAGGTATCTTTggatctcctccactagagaatggtcattcagttcattcagacagtggaacagattgatgctCCTCTCTGGAGAGAGATTCTTCCTGATCTTCTTCTTGATGTACTTGACTGTTTCTTCATGGCTCTGTGAGCTGCTTCTTGTCTTTGTCAGTAGACCTcgtaagtgcttctgattggactccagtgagaggcccagaaggaagcggaggaaaaggTCCAGGTTTCCCGTCTCACTTTGTAAGGCTTTATCCACAGCACTCCTGTAGAAAGTAACTTTACGCCTTTGTTTGATCCTCACAGAAAAGTTCCTGGATGTTGATTGCAGTTCAGCCATTACATTCTcattgttgttgatgaatgagaggcacacatatacagcagccagaaactcctgaatgctcagatgaacaaagcagtacaccttgtcctggtacagcccacattcctctttaaagagctgtgtgcacaatcctgagtacactgaggcttcattgacatcaatgccagcctctttcaggtcttcttcatagaaaatcagattgccattcacaagctgttgaaaagccagttttcccagtgacagaatgctctctttattccagtgtggacctgtctcttctttcccaagatacttttcattcttctgtttggtatgaaacatcacaaggtgtgtgtacatctcagtcagagtcttgggcatctcttctctcttGTGTTTCAGCATTTGTTCAAGGACTGttgcagaaatccaacagaagactggaacgtggcacatgatgtggaggctccttgatgtctttatgtgtgagatgattctgctggccaggtcctcatcactgaatctcttcctgaagtactcctccttctgtgggtcattgaaccctcgtacctctgtcacctggtcaacacaccctgaagggatcttattggctgctgcaggtcgggtagttatccagaggagagcagagggaagcagatttcccttgatgagatttgtcagcagaacatccactgaggttgactCTGTGACGTCACAACATatcttgttcttctggaagtctaggggcagtcggcactcatccagaccatcaaagatgaacagCACTTTGTACTTGTCGAGGTTGGAGATTCTTGATTGTTTGGTCTCCATTGAGAAGTGATTACGAAGTTCAATAAAAGTGtgtttgtcctctttcatcaaattcagctcccggaaagggaatgaaaatacaaattggacatcctgatttgcttttccttcagcccagtccagaatgaaTTTCTGCACAGCaactgtttttccaatgccagcgactccctttgtcagcacagttctgataagtttgtcttgtccagttaagggtttgaagatgtcgttacatttgattgcagtctctggtcttgcttgtttcctggttgttgtctcaatctgtctcagctcatgttcattattgacctctcctgttccaccctctgtgatgtagagctctgtgtagatcttattgagaagtgttgggtttccttgtttagcgatcccctcaaatacacattgaaacttcttctttagatTAGATTTGAGTTCACGTTGGCAAATCACAGCGAGCTCATCTGAATCTAGAAATAACACAGAGGATATTAATATTACGTCTGTTTTAATGTCTACAGTATCGTAGGACTGTTATAAAGTTGtacattataataatttattatcttaactgactgtataaatgtgtaaatgttgtcataatgcattacagactggtgtgactgattatattattatcggtattattgatggtattattaatgttctctctctctctctaaattaatCACCACAACACATCGCTGCTGCTActtgatgaggtcactaggtgttgTGTTAAGGCTGCTACAATATCATTGAGTTACACAGCTACTTTAGCTGTACTTTAGCTACAGCTTTTACATGTTATGAATCAGCATTCAACATGAGGCAGACAgatcttacatttctccagtgtgtcagcaagctccttctggttcattttcctcaggatgtgcagtgtgatcttcagagccccctctctggcactgctctcctgctGCTCATCTTCAGCATCCAGTACTTCCTTATCCTGCTTCTGACTCTCAAAGCCTTCTGGGAGTTCTGGACTAAGAATCCTCTTGAACATCTTCAGCTCGTTCTTCACAAATGTCATCATTTTCTCTTCaagcaactgaaataaatcaaGTAAATCAGTTAAGCAAGACATTAACACATGAATGAATGATTGACAGATCAACTTTActtgaggtaaacaaaaacaaatgtacataacaggaccacatacactgaatatggaggccaggtctgttTGATGATTTATAGGAGGTTCCATAGActtgtcactcttcatggacacacagctgggaacaggggaggctggtctctcctgctggattggtcttcaacacaacagagacaaacattacatctctcatctactctgagctcagatggggaaacataagagtttcattccaaaaagCTATATATCCATTTCAgaaatgtttgtttatgttttcttgctaaatgaggagatggcacgtgggtacctgcttctataaaccaatgaggagatggccagtgggtacctgcttctataaaccaatgaggagatggcacgtgggtacctgcttctataaaccaatgaggagatggcacgtgggtacctgcttctataaaccaatgaggagatggcacgtgggtacctgctgcTATAAACCAATGGggtgatggcacgtgggtacctgcttctataaaccaatgaggtgatggcacgtgggtacctgcttctataaaccaatgacgaGATGCAGCGCGaactgcgtcacaaatagaactgacttctagaCGCTCGTTGACGcgaataatgagactataaggagaaccagtactgagtcaatatgcagggtaccaggtagttgaggtaataatgagactataaggagtcactgaccaggacccatgagttcttcttacctttgttcagtagagTCTCCCTCTCTAAAGTATATAGGAGGTTCCATAGAccagtcactcttcatggacacacagctgggaacaggggaggctggtctctcctgcttgattggacttcaacacaacagagacaaacattacatctctcatctactctgagctcagatggggaaacataagaagagtttcacaaatagaactgacttccagacgttagttaatggcgcgagcagtgtgtcatttttaATAACGAAATTCATTTAGCGTCGCGAACGTTAAAAAAATTATGTTTATAAGTTGTGTTTTTttcagagacaaataatcatgttttttctaaattatttctgcctcactctcatccagtagtactgctaggttttacacagtaataatatatatctgcctcactctcagagaaatcagtagtactgctaggttttacacagtaataatatatatctgtctcactctcagaggaatcagtagtactgctaggttttacacagtaataatatatatctgctaggttttacacagtaataatatatatctgctacacagtcaaatgtaacaaataaatacatgtttaataaggAATGTTTAACGTTTAATGTTTAACATAACTATATAAATGATACACTTTTAacatcaatatttaaatattttaatataataattcaatacagtaatatgagatctgtatgtaaaacacttatatttgacattttattcaTTTAGTATTTGTAGCCATAGGGGATAATAGAAGCTGATCCGTggtcagtattgtgaaataattctAATGTAAAGAAcatatttgaatggagaaagctgatctgagagcagaGCTCCCTTTCTTTCCATCCCATCAGTATTGATACAGGCTccaccagacgtgataccttgtagtgctgctgatccagtttctactggtctgcctgaggacatgaactctgacctgttcaccagacgtgataccttgttgtgctgctgatccagtttctactggtctgcctgaggatatgaactctgacctgttcaccagacgtgataccttgttgtgctgctgatccagtttctactggtctgcctgaggatatgaactctgacctgttcaccagacgtgataccttgtagtgctgctgatccagtttctactggtctgcctgaggatatgaactctgacctgttcaccagacgtgataccttgtagtgctgctgatccagtttctactggtctgcctgaggatatgaactctgacctgttcaccagacgtgataccttgtagtgctgctgatccagtttctactggtctacctgaggatatgaactctgacctgttcaccagacgtgataccttgttgtgctgctgatccagtttctgctggtctgactgaggatatgaactctgacctgttcaccagacgtgataccttgttgtgctgctgatccagtttctactggtctacctgaggatatgaactctgacctgttcaccagacgtgttaccttgttgtgctgctggtccagtttctgctggtctgcctgaggatatgaactctgacctgttcaccagacgtgataccttgttgtgctgctgatccagtttctactggtctacctgaggatatgaactctgacctgttcaccagacgtgttaccttgttgtgctgctgatccagttccTGCTGGTCTGCctccggctatggaaccctgacgtgTTCACAGGACGTGCTACGTTGTCCTTGTGACTTGTAAATAAAAATAAGGAAATAGCAACACAAAATAACAagaatgagactataaggagtaccagtactgagtcaatgtgcagggtaccaggtagttgaggtaataatgagactataaggagtaccagtactgagtcaatgtgtagggctaccaggtagttgaggtaataatgagactataaggagtaccagtactgtgtcaatgtgcagggtaccaggtagttgaggtaataatgagactataaggagaaccagtactgagtcaatgtgcagggtaccaggtagttgaggtaataatgagactataaggagtaccagtactgagtcaatgtgtagggctaccaggtagttgaggtaataatgagactataaggagtaccaccagtactgagtcaatgtgcagggtaccaggtagttgaggtaataatgagactataaggagaaccagtactgagtcaatgtgtagggataccaggtagttgaggtaataatgagactataaggagtaccagtactgagtcaatgtgcagggtaccaggtagttgaggtaataatgagactataaggagaaccagtactgagtcaatgtgcagggtaccaggtagttgaggtaataatgagactataaggagtaccagtactgagtcaatgtgcagggtaccaggtagttgaggtaataatgagactataaggagtaccagtactgagtcaatgtgtagggctaccaggtagttgaggtaataatgagactataaggagtaccagtactgcgtcaatgtgcagggtaccaggtagttgaggtaataatgagactataaggagaaccagtactgagtcaatgtgcagggctaccaggtagttgaggtaataatgagactataaggagtaccagtactgagtcaatgtgtagggctaccaggtatttgaggtaataatgagactataaggagaaccagtactgagtcaatgtgcagggtaccaggtagttgaggtaataatgagactataaggagtaccagtactgagtcaatgtgcagggtaccaggtagttgaggtaataatgagactataaggagaaccagtactgagtcaatgtgcagggtaccaggtagttgaggtaataatgagactataaggagtaccagtactgagtcaatgtgcagggtaccaggtagttgaggtaataatgagactataaggagaaccagtactgagtcaatgtgcagggtaccaggtagttgaggtaataatgagactataaggagtaccagtactgagtcaatgtgtagggctaccaggtagttgaggtaataatgagactataaggagtaccagtactgcgtcaatgtgcagggtaccaggtagttgaggtaataatgagactataaggagtaccagtactgagtcaatgtgcagggtacgaggtagttgaggtaataatgagactataaggagaaccagtactgagtcaatgtgcagggtaccaggtaattgaggtaataatgaggctataattgagataatatgtacatgtaggtagaggtaaaagtGACTAGAAAATCAGGATAGAGATTACCACTCCTCATCCAGggagtgcacacaaacacacacacacacacacacacacagacacacacacacacacacacacacacacacacacacacacacacacacacacacacacacggagggaatgttgtgtttgtttaatattgttttaggactatgaaaatggacaaaaggatgagcctatggattatgaaaacaacaacaataaatgggaaaatgggagaggagaaatgactagagacagtgttgtttaactcactgaccaggacccatgagttcttcttacctttgttcagtagaaaagtctcccttTCTAAACTCTATAGGTAGATTCATAGActggtcactcttcatggacacacagctgggaacaggggaggctggtctctcctgcttgattggacttcaacacaacagagacaaacattacatctctcatctactctgagctcagatggggaaacataagaagagtttcacaaatagaactgacttcctgACGTTAGTTAATggcgcgagcagtgtgtcatttttaATAACGAAATTAATTTGGCGTCGCGAGCGTtgtagtcagtctgtcagcccCGCTAAAAGGCTGGTGTCGTTACTCTGCCTTCTCCGGGGGATGTTGAGGTACATTTACTAACCGGGAGGGTTGAATGATGTAATTTATTGGAGGGCTGGAAGACGCACTCTCGAGGTTGTTTATTCACAATATCAGATATTAAGATGATTTTTATAATGAATGTATACCGAGGTTGAGGTTCTGACTAGTGATTATTTACCCGGGGTTCAATACCTGCTATTGTTACTATTTATTTAggtttaaacactaaagttaccgtccatctagtgaagagaggagaaccggacagaggtagccagcatccgtcaacgagagagggagaagcctcaccgggatttaacaggtggaagaaacaaccggtGGAGCTTCATCGGTCCAGAAGAAATGCAGACAGCCggtgatgatgtagtggtagctatggtaactaggatgctgctggtagagtaactagctagcttaccgagctgtaccgactagataggataactaggatgctgctggtagagtagctagctggtTTACCGAGCTGTAcagactagctaggataactaggatgctgctggtagagtagctagctagcttaccgagctgtaccgactagctaggataactaggatgctgctggtagagtagctagctagcttaccgagctgtaccgactagctaggataactaggatgctgctgatagagtagctagctagcttaccgagctgtaccgactagctaggataactaggatgctgctggtagagtagctagctaacttaccgagctgtaccgactagctagcaGGTCGTTCGTTTGTCTCTCGTCTCGATGATGAATCCGGTGAACCACAAATTGAAACAAGGATAGAGAGTGAAAAGGATCTGGCtacactcatactgtccctgaccgTAAAGAAAAAAGCAAATTGAACAATAAACTTCGGTGTTTCAACACTGTAACAAACTACGTCGTTATTCCCCAAGATCACCTCAGTCCACTCTGCGCGTAACCGGAgtgttctgtacggggacgcggacagttctgtacggggacgcggacagttctgtacggggacgcggacagttccaGAACGCGGACATGATCAGTGCAACACAATCAACTAAACCCAGTCTTTACAGTGGGTTACATTAGTAATATTCATTTTGGATTATTATGTAAAACAAACATTCTATGTTTTTCTATAACAATATGTTGAGATCTGGGACCATGTTCAcacagtgtctcagagtagaacatTGGCCATATAAGTGCtgagaataaagacattttacaCTTATGGGTATAAGTGGGTGGGTAACTATGCATGAAGTCTCTAGTCCCACCTAGTCGGCAGATATTTAGGACACCTCgtgagctgtcctaagtagttaagagttaacagcagctgtcctaagtagttaagagttaacagcagctgtcctaagtagttaagagttaacagcagctgtcctaagtagttaagagttaacagcagctgtcctaagtagttaagagttaacagcaggtgtcctaagtagttaa from Oncorhynchus kisutch isolate 150728-3 unplaced genomic scaffold, Okis_V2 scaffold3958, whole genome shotgun sequence encodes:
- the LOC116352900 gene encoding NLR family CARD domain-containing protein 3-like, producing the protein MSLSGEREEGGPASKMSLSGARKKGGPASKMRLSGEHDTKAKSPIKQERPASPVPSCVSMKSDQSMNLPIEFRKGDFSTEQSHKDNVARPVNTSGFHSRRQTSRNWISSTTSPIKQERPASPVPSCVSMKSDWSMEPPIYFREGDSTEQRPIQQERPASPVPSCVSMKSDKSMEPPINHQTDLASIFSLLEEKMMTFVKNELKMFKRILSPELPEGFESQKQDKEVLDAEDEQQESSAREGALKITLHILRKMNQKELADTLEKYSDELAVICQRELKSNLKKKFQCVFEGIAKQGNPTLLNKIYTELYITEGGTGEVNNEHELRQIETTTRKQARPETAIKCNDIFKPLTGQDKLIRTVLTKGVAGIGKTVAVQKFILDWAEGKANQDVQFVFSFPFRELNLMKEDKHTFIELRNHFSMETKQSRISNLDKYKVLFIFDGLDECRLPLDFQKNKICCDVTESTSVDVLLTNLIKGNLLPSALLWITTRPAAANKIPSGCVDQVTEVRGFNDPQKEEYFRKRFSDEDLASRIISHIKTSRSLHIMCHVPVFCWISATVLEQMLKHKREEMPKTLTEMYTHLVMFHTKQKNEKYLGKEETGPHWNKESILSLGKLAFQQLVNGNLIFYEEDLKEAGIDVNEASVYSGLCTQLFKEECGLYQDKVYCFVHLSIQEFLAAVYVCLSFINNNENVMAELQSTSRNFSVRIKQRRKVTFYRSAVDKALQSETGNLDLFLRFLLGLSLESNQKHLRGLLTKTRSSSQSHEETVKYIKKKIRKNLSPERSINLFHCLNELNDHSLVEEIQRYLRSGSLSKPNLSPAQWSALVFVLLTSEKELDVFDLKKYSRSEEGLLRLLPVVKASRAAL